The proteins below are encoded in one region of Pantoea sp. At-9b:
- a CDS encoding gamma-glutamylcyclotransferase family protein — translation MKRLFVYGTLCPGRSNAHILEEIGGEWLAGHVTGTFYERGWGAAADFPGLVLDKNGPEVKGYLFLSDNLEAHWPMLDEFEDGYDRVKVDVTTVEGQQVTAWVYQLQPQNA, via the coding sequence ATGAAACGCTTATTTGTTTACGGCACGCTGTGCCCCGGCCGTTCCAATGCACATATTCTGGAAGAAATTGGCGGAGAATGGCTTGCCGGGCATGTGACAGGCACCTTTTATGAACGCGGCTGGGGAGCAGCAGCGGATTTTCCCGGTCTTGTGCTGGACAAGAATGGCCCCGAGGTAAAGGGATACCTGTTTCTCTCTGACAACCTGGAAGCCCACTGGCCAATGCTGGATGAGTTCGAGGACGGTTATGATCGGGTTAAAGTGGATGTCACCACCGTTGAGGGCCAGCAGGTTACGGCGTGGGTGTATCAGCTGCAACCGCAGAATGCGTGA
- a CDS encoding efflux RND transporter permease subunit encodes MQIFDNFINKPVRIWMVILLLGVGGIYALLNIGRLEDPLFTIKAAVIVTQYPGASAQQVEEEVTLPLENALQRLPSLDNVSSISSNGLSQITVSIHTSYLANQLPQIWDELRRRVGDAALQFPPGVNAPFVNDDFGDVYGYFFVIYGKDFTNDELRNYADQLRRDLVLVPGVAKVAVAGVQQEQIRIALSSTKMSSYGITPARVADLLSRSNVVSNAGSIRLEGESIRFNPTGEFQSLEDLANLPISRPGTAQTIHLHDIATLSHDVTDTPDNLYHADGHDALAIGVSFAPGVNVINVGDALTQKLQDYQQDKPAGISLKVFYNQAHEVKQSVDGFILNFLMALAIVVGTLLIFMGLRSGIVIAASLAFNVLGTLLVMYLFGLELQRISLGALIISLSMLVDNAIVVVEGIKIDQQRGKPLQQATTQMIKRTALPLLGATVIAIIAFAPIGLSQDSTGEYCKSLFQVLLISLLLSWITALTLTPVFIKWSEARRKALQLPPQDDQSPYQGVVFRVYRSTLAGLIRIRWLTITVMVACLAASLYGFTFVKQNFFPSSNTPIFFTDLWLPYGTDINFTAATAAEIERFINQEPGVDATVTTIGQGAMRFTLTYDATRQYSNYAQIMVRVKDGRQLERIALATEHYIQQQYPQVNERIKRIQFGSASDSAIALRVIGPDPDTLRHIASQIDGIFQADGTTFPVRNDWQERSKVIRPQYSALRGQELGVDKRDIDQALRMNFSGDAVGIFRDGSRLIPIMLFPAPEERQNIDHIANIQLWSASLQHFVPLSNVISDFRLEWEDPLIMRRDRMRVLTVQTDPDPAQGLTAAQVVARVQPQIEQLKLPAGYRLEWGGELESSREAQSGLLSSLPIGFLVMFVITILMFNSLRDAVAIWITVPLALIGVTCGFLLTGIPFGFMALIGLLSLSGMLIRNGIVLLEETRQFRQQKPLQEAILDAATSRLRPILLTAFTTVLGLLPLLRDVFFQSMAVVIIFGLGFATVLTLLVLPVLYRCFHARDAADE; translated from the coding sequence ATGCAGATTTTTGATAACTTTATTAACAAACCGGTCCGCATCTGGATGGTCATCCTGCTGCTGGGCGTTGGCGGGATCTACGCCCTGCTTAACATTGGCCGCCTCGAAGACCCGTTGTTTACCATCAAGGCCGCGGTGATTGTCACGCAATATCCCGGCGCATCGGCACAGCAGGTGGAGGAAGAAGTGACGTTGCCGCTGGAAAATGCCTTGCAACGTTTGCCTTCACTCGACAACGTCAGCTCGATTTCCAGTAATGGCCTGTCACAGATCACCGTCTCGATTCATACCAGCTACCTTGCCAATCAACTGCCACAAATCTGGGATGAACTGCGGCGACGCGTCGGGGATGCCGCTCTCCAGTTCCCACCCGGCGTTAATGCCCCCTTCGTCAACGACGACTTTGGCGATGTGTATGGCTATTTCTTTGTTATTTATGGCAAAGATTTCACCAATGATGAACTGCGCAATTATGCCGACCAGCTACGGCGCGATCTGGTGCTGGTGCCAGGTGTGGCAAAAGTGGCGGTGGCCGGGGTGCAGCAGGAACAGATTCGTATCGCCCTCTCCAGCACCAAAATGAGCAGCTACGGTATCACCCCGGCACGTGTCGCCGACTTGCTCAGCCGCAGCAATGTGGTGTCCAACGCCGGAAGCATTCGCCTTGAAGGTGAATCGATCCGTTTCAACCCGACCGGAGAGTTTCAGTCATTAGAGGATTTAGCCAATCTGCCGATCTCGCGCCCCGGCACCGCGCAAACGATCCATCTGCATGACATCGCCACCCTGTCACACGATGTCACTGACACGCCGGACAACCTCTACCATGCCGACGGTCATGATGCGCTGGCGATTGGCGTCTCTTTCGCCCCCGGCGTTAACGTGATTAACGTGGGCGATGCGCTGACCCAAAAACTCCAGGATTATCAACAGGACAAGCCCGCAGGCATCTCACTGAAAGTGTTTTATAACCAGGCACATGAAGTGAAGCAGTCGGTGGATGGTTTTATCCTTAACTTCCTGATGGCGCTGGCGATTGTTGTCGGTACGCTGCTGATTTTTATGGGGCTACGCAGCGGTATTGTCATCGCCGCCTCGCTTGCCTTTAACGTGCTCGGTACGCTGCTGGTGATGTACCTGTTTGGGCTGGAATTGCAGCGCATCTCGCTGGGGGCGTTGATCATCTCCCTGAGTATGCTGGTGGATAACGCCATTGTGGTGGTGGAAGGCATCAAAATCGACCAACAACGCGGCAAACCGTTACAACAGGCGACCACGCAGATGATCAAGCGCACTGCGTTGCCGTTGCTGGGTGCCACCGTGATTGCCATCATCGCATTTGCGCCGATTGGCCTGTCGCAGGATTCCACCGGGGAGTATTGCAAATCGCTGTTCCAGGTGCTGTTGATTTCTTTGCTGCTCAGTTGGATCACTGCGCTAACGCTGACGCCGGTGTTTATTAAATGGAGCGAAGCACGCCGCAAAGCCTTGCAACTGCCACCGCAGGATGATCAGTCGCCCTACCAGGGCGTGGTGTTCCGCGTCTATCGCAGCACGCTGGCCGGATTGATCCGTATACGTTGGCTGACCATCACCGTGATGGTGGCCTGCCTGGCAGCATCGCTGTACGGTTTCACCTTTGTGAAACAGAACTTTTTCCCCTCCTCCAATACGCCGATTTTCTTTACTGACCTCTGGCTGCCGTATGGAACGGATATCAATTTCACCGCCGCAACGGCAGCAGAAATCGAGCGATTTATTAACCAGGAACCGGGCGTGGATGCCACGGTCACCACTATAGGCCAAGGGGCGATGCGCTTTACCCTGACCTATGATGCAACACGGCAATACAGTAATTACGCGCAAATTATGGTGCGGGTTAAAGATGGCCGGCAACTGGAACGCATTGCGCTGGCTACCGAACATTATATTCAACAGCAATATCCGCAGGTGAATGAGCGAATCAAACGCATCCAGTTTGGCAGCGCCAGTGACAGTGCGATTGCGCTGCGCGTTATCGGTCCCGACCCGGATACGCTCCGCCATATCGCCAGCCAGATTGATGGTATTTTCCAGGCAGATGGCACCACGTTCCCGGTGCGCAATGACTGGCAGGAACGCAGCAAAGTCATCCGGCCACAATACTCGGCATTACGCGGGCAGGAACTGGGGGTCGATAAACGCGATATCGACCAGGCGTTACGTATGAATTTCAGTGGTGACGCGGTAGGTATTTTCCGTGACGGCTCACGGCTGATTCCGATCATGCTATTCCCGGCACCGGAGGAGCGGCAGAATATTGATCATATCGCCAACATCCAGCTATGGAGCGCCTCGCTACAACATTTCGTCCCGCTGAGTAACGTGATTTCTGATTTCCGCCTCGAGTGGGAAGACCCGCTGATCATGCGACGTGACCGGATGCGCGTGTTGACGGTACAAACCGATCCCGACCCGGCGCAGGGTTTAACCGCAGCCCAGGTGGTGGCACGGGTTCAGCCGCAAATTGAACAGTTGAAACTGCCAGCGGGTTATCGTCTGGAATGGGGTGGCGAGCTGGAAAGCTCGCGGGAAGCGCAAAGTGGCCTGTTAAGTTCATTGCCAATTGGCTTCCTGGTGATGTTTGTGATCACCATTCTGATGTTCAATTCCCTGCGCGATGCCGTCGCAATTTGGATCACCGTCCCGCTGGCTTTAATTGGCGTGACTTGCGGCTTCTTGCTCACCGGCATTCCGTTTGGTTTTATGGCGTTGATTGGCTTGTTGAGCCTGTCCGGCATGCTGATCCGCAACGGGATCGTACTTCTGGAGGAAACTCGCCAGTTCCGGCAACAAAAACCGTTGCAGGAGGCGATTCTGGATGCCGCGACATCACGTTTGCGACCCATTTTATTGACCGCGTTCACCACGGTGCTGGGTCTGCTGCCGCTGTTACGCGATGTGTTTTTCCAGAGCATGGCTGTGGTGATCATTTTCGGGCTGGGTTTCGCCACCGTACTGACGCTGCTGGTGCTGCCGGTGCTGTATCGTTGCTTCCATGCCAGGGACGCTGCCGATGAATAA
- a CDS encoding RHS repeat-associated core domain-containing protein translates to MKSFQQKAARLVQRYKVRYLNGIEIRTRDDETRSGEIHRVIYVANARIYYRTSAKTADSHIRQVRYRFSDRNGNARLEIAADATMISREDYYPFGGTAIWLTRSQMGAEYKTHRYAGHERDKTGLIHYGWRYYLPWLMRWLNPDPAGTVDGSNLFCMVKNNPATLRDINGCVATSSDQSQPSARQSSFMDNAGKFPFRLSGTPFKLRGFTIYDLDKTRPLPQDAQAKLKSFIDPGLSEASRKDLYLQNVRVEAFTSDDVSTSPNRRFIEQRLIGQEKLVAARDLAKGTCIGVYGGEVMSEDEVLKLDIDKQINLLGGEGVSHKFFWDGDNPMAKMNTIFELNQAGNDITQATSGYNVENILAMATLDKSSPRYAEMNRIEFVTFFTAQDVKEGEELRWNYGYQSRIINKILARRPVNPASANVETSPQALAEAKNQSYAFAFAVLGMGLVIALALWMAYV, encoded by the coding sequence ATGAAATCTTTCCAGCAGAAAGCCGCGCGTTTGGTACAACGTTATAAAGTCCGCTACCTCAACGGTATTGAGATTCGGACGCGCGACGACGAAACCCGATCCGGTGAAATCCACCGGGTGATTTATGTGGCTAACGCGCGGATTTATTATCGGACATCAGCGAAAACCGCCGATTCCCATATACGGCAAGTGCGCTACCGTTTTTCTGATCGCAATGGTAACGCCAGACTGGAAATAGCGGCTGACGCCACAATGATTAGCAGGGAAGACTATTATCCCTTCGGCGGGACGGCGATCTGGTTAACGCGTAGTCAAATGGGTGCCGAGTATAAAACCCATCGCTATGCCGGTCACGAGCGCGATAAAACAGGGTTAATTCATTACGGCTGGCGCTATTATCTGCCGTGGTTAATGCGTTGGCTCAATCCTGACCCGGCTGGAACGGTTGATGGCAGCAATCTTTTCTGCATGGTGAAAAACAATCCTGCAACGTTGCGGGATATCAATGGCTGCGTGGCAACAAGTTCAGACCAATCCCAACCTTCGGCCAGACAATCTTCCTTCATGGACAATGCGGGAAAATTTCCTTTTCGCCTCTCAGGCACGCCATTCAAATTAAGAGGTTTTACGATTTATGACCTCGATAAGACGCGTCCCCTGCCACAGGATGCGCAGGCGAAACTCAAATCCTTTATCGACCCAGGGCTAAGTGAAGCAAGCAGGAAAGATTTATACCTACAAAATGTGCGGGTAGAGGCATTCACCAGCGATGATGTATCAACGAGTCCTAATCGCCGATTTATCGAGCAACGTCTTATTGGCCAGGAAAAATTGGTTGCTGCGCGAGATTTAGCAAAAGGGACCTGCATAGGTGTCTATGGCGGCGAAGTCATGTCTGAGGATGAAGTTTTAAAACTTGATATCGACAAGCAAATTAATCTCCTGGGAGGGGAAGGGGTAAGTCACAAGTTTTTTTGGGATGGGGATAATCCAATGGCAAAAATGAATACCATTTTTGAACTCAATCAGGCAGGTAATGATATTACACAAGCAACCAGTGGCTATAACGTGGAGAATATTTTGGCCATGGCGACCTTAGATAAATCCAGTCCACGCTATGCCGAAATGAACAGAATAGAATTCGTCACTTTTTTTACCGCTCAGGATGTCAAAGAAGGGGAAGAACTGCGCTGGAATTATGGCTATCAATCGAGAATCATTAATAAAATTCTCGCCAGACGCCCTGTGAATCCGGCATCTGCAAACGTTGAAACGTCACCGCAAGCGCTGGCTGAGGCAAAAAATCAGTCATATGCTTTTGCTTTCGCGGTGTTAGGCATGGGCTTAGTCATCGCTCTGGCATTATGGATGGCTTATGTGTGA
- a CDS encoding DUF1428 domain-containing protein — translation MPYVDGFVVPVPLDKKEAYLAMAAKAAPLFKEFGATRIVECWADDVPDGKLTDFRMAVKAEEEETVVFSWIEYPSKAVRDAANEKLMADPRMKEMGENMPFDGKRMIYGGFSPILDE, via the coding sequence ATGCCCTATGTTGATGGATTTGTGGTGCCAGTCCCGCTGGATAAAAAAGAGGCGTACCTGGCCATGGCGGCTAAAGCTGCGCCTTTGTTTAAGGAGTTTGGTGCGACGCGTATCGTCGAGTGCTGGGCGGATGATGTGCCGGACGGCAAGCTCACCGACTTTCGCATGGCGGTTAAAGCGGAAGAGGAAGAAACGGTGGTGTTTAGCTGGATTGAGTATCCTTCCAAAGCGGTACGTGATGCAGCTAATGAAAAACTGATGGCCGACCCGCGCATGAAAGAAATGGGCGAAAACATGCCGTTTGATGGCAAGCGCATGATTTACGGTGGCTTTTCCCCCATCCTTGATGAGTGA
- a CDS encoding acyltransferase family protein, whose protein sequence is MNNIGLNLLKTLACMTAVSFFTLYQSYDRYNYNYSLALNILSFISTIATPLYFLLSGYLDAGPKHSPNWQLEKIRRILLIFLFWFSFFWFAGVQNKGYLIQPWFVISLILIYVSQPQIDRLLLFPGKMAAIIFVLLLAAFLYDILAVLYPNTRAFSLLPQYRIWTWVLYYLSGRLMALPSVVQMLQSVRVVKLSLLLLPAVYLFTWLYERYYFIARFITTGNDFVLTGSQVYFLVILMAISVNAITVPAHWKKVPALFATLGKTMTGVYILHYLVFNILAWAIAIRSLADKIMVIALTVVVSMMISLLLLQVPGVKKLISL, encoded by the coding sequence ATGAATAATATTGGGTTGAATCTGCTGAAAACGCTGGCGTGCATGACGGCCGTGTCCTTTTTCACCCTGTATCAGAGTTATGATCGCTACAACTACAATTACAGCCTCGCGCTGAACATCCTGAGTTTTATCTCCACCATCGCCACGCCGCTCTACTTTTTGTTGAGCGGCTATCTGGATGCCGGACCGAAACACAGTCCGAACTGGCAACTGGAGAAGATCCGCCGCATTTTGTTGATTTTTCTCTTCTGGTTTAGCTTTTTCTGGTTTGCGGGAGTGCAAAATAAAGGCTATCTGATTCAGCCCTGGTTTGTGATTTCGCTGATTTTAATTTATGTCTCACAACCACAGATTGACCGCCTGCTGCTGTTCCCCGGCAAAATGGCGGCAATCATTTTTGTGTTGTTGCTGGCGGCGTTCCTCTACGACATTCTGGCCGTGCTCTACCCGAACACGCGCGCCTTCTCACTGTTGCCACAATATCGCATCTGGACCTGGGTACTGTACTACCTCTCGGGTCGTCTGATGGCGTTGCCGAGCGTGGTACAAATGCTGCAATCCGTCCGGGTAGTGAAACTCAGTCTGCTGTTATTACCGGCGGTCTATTTGTTTACCTGGCTTTATGAACGTTATTACTTTATTGCGCGCTTTATCACCACTGGCAATGATTTCGTCCTGACCGGCTCCCAGGTCTATTTTCTGGTGATCCTGATGGCGATTAGCGTCAACGCCATCACCGTGCCCGCGCACTGGAAAAAGGTGCCTGCGCTGTTCGCCACCCTCGGTAAAACCATGACGGGCGTCTACATCCTGCATTATCTGGTGTTTAACATCCTCGCCTGGGCAATTGCCATTCGTTCGCTGGCCGATAAGATCATGGTGATTGCTTTGACCGTCGTGGTTTCGATGATGATTTCACTGCTGTTGTTGCAGGTCCCGGGGGTGAAAAAGCTGATTAGCCTGTAA